In Alicyclobacillus macrosporangiidus CPP55, a single window of DNA contains:
- the cdaA gene encoding diadenylate cyclase CdaA: MNAWLNVLSKFNVLNAIDILIVAFVLYRLLLMIRGTRAVPLLKGVVVILVATALSSALHLEALNWLLNKIITIGVVAIPIVFQPELRRALDQLGRGGFFSISLTADRADAQQQTIAEVVKATQVLSKTKIGALLVIERKTGLSEYAETGTQIEGLVSSELLINTFIPNTPLHDGAVVIRGNRIVSAGCFLPLTDNRDLNRELGTRHRAAIGVTEQTDAIAVVVSEETGKVSLAVDGVLTRGLQEADLHELLASLLLPKRSSRLHFLHRKAES, encoded by the coding sequence ATGAATGCGTGGTTGAACGTGCTGTCCAAATTCAATGTCCTGAACGCCATCGACATCCTGATTGTCGCGTTCGTGCTGTACCGGCTGCTTCTCATGATCCGGGGGACGCGCGCGGTCCCACTGCTCAAGGGCGTCGTGGTGATCCTGGTGGCCACCGCGCTCAGTTCGGCGCTTCACCTGGAAGCGCTCAATTGGCTCCTGAACAAAATCATCACCATCGGGGTCGTCGCGATTCCGATTGTGTTTCAGCCCGAACTCCGACGGGCCTTGGATCAGCTCGGCCGGGGCGGGTTTTTTTCGATTTCGTTGACGGCCGATCGCGCGGACGCGCAGCAACAGACCATCGCCGAGGTGGTCAAGGCGACTCAGGTCCTCTCGAAGACGAAGATCGGCGCTTTGTTGGTCATTGAACGGAAGACTGGCCTGTCCGAGTACGCCGAGACCGGGACGCAGATTGAAGGCCTGGTATCCTCCGAGTTGCTCATCAACACGTTCATCCCCAACACGCCGTTGCACGACGGCGCGGTGGTGATCCGGGGCAACCGCATCGTCTCCGCAGGGTGCTTTTTGCCTCTGACGGACAACCGGGATCTCAACCGCGAACTCGGCACACGGCATCGCGCGGCCATCGGCGTCACGGAGCAGACGGACGCGATCGCCGTGGTCGTCTCGGAAGAGACCGGCAAAGTATCCTTGGCGGTGGACGGCGTCCTGACGCGCGGACTGCAGGAGGCGGACCTGCACGAGCTGCTCGCCAGCCTCCTCCTTCCTAAGCGCTCCAGCCGCTTGCACTTCCTGCACCGAAAGGCGGAGTCGTGA
- a CDS encoding YbbR-like domain-containing protein — protein MDRFLNSNAFLRVIALVMACVLWLSVNAPGNSGGVAGGPVVKSFPYPVRVQVSPDMTVTSIDNPTVMVEIATDAVNVSSLTAQMLGVSVVADARGLSAGRHELRLAATGMPPVRYSINPPVVTVNLDHKVVSVVDVQVTTTGKPAAGYEAGPATADLQAAQVSGAQSAVAQVDHLEAAVPIDGAKAAVTRTVELKPVTAAGAPVAGVEVNPPTGTVTVQIRPKSVTAHLVPEIRGSPADGYAVAGVRLNPADVRLRLGEDAAIGIDTVQVPVDVSGLTRTKTWTVHIPLPAGASSADPSEVTVTVEVDKGAQRTFHGLPMTVTNVPAGLRASAVTPATVDLTVTGPATVVDRMADSSLHAYVDASGLAAGTHTLTPKAEVPEWVRVSDWAPSAVQLQLQPVRP, from the coding sequence GTGGACCGGTTTTTGAACAGCAACGCCTTTCTCCGCGTGATCGCCTTGGTGATGGCGTGCGTTCTGTGGTTGTCGGTGAACGCGCCAGGGAATTCGGGGGGCGTGGCCGGGGGACCGGTGGTCAAATCCTTTCCCTATCCCGTCCGGGTTCAGGTATCTCCTGACATGACGGTGACGAGCATCGACAACCCGACCGTCATGGTCGAAATCGCCACGGACGCGGTCAATGTGTCGAGCTTGACAGCGCAGATGCTGGGGGTCTCCGTGGTGGCGGACGCGCGCGGTCTGTCCGCTGGGCGCCACGAGCTGCGCTTGGCGGCGACCGGAATGCCGCCGGTCCGATACTCCATCAATCCGCCCGTGGTGACGGTGAACCTGGACCACAAGGTCGTATCGGTGGTCGATGTTCAGGTGACGACGACCGGGAAGCCGGCGGCGGGATACGAGGCCGGCCCAGCGACTGCTGACCTGCAGGCGGCGCAGGTGTCCGGGGCGCAGTCGGCCGTTGCACAGGTGGACCACCTGGAGGCAGCCGTCCCCATCGACGGCGCCAAGGCGGCGGTGACTCGTACGGTAGAACTGAAACCCGTCACCGCTGCCGGGGCGCCGGTGGCCGGCGTCGAGGTCAACCCGCCGACGGGCACGGTGACCGTGCAGATTCGGCCCAAATCGGTGACGGCGCACCTGGTGCCGGAGATCAGAGGCAGCCCGGCGGACGGGTACGCGGTGGCGGGTGTCCGCCTCAATCCAGCAGACGTTCGGCTGCGGTTGGGGGAGGACGCGGCCATCGGGATCGACACCGTGCAGGTCCCGGTCGATGTCAGCGGGCTCACCCGCACGAAGACGTGGACGGTGCACATCCCCTTGCCTGCGGGGGCCAGCTCGGCAGACCCATCCGAGGTCACCGTCACGGTGGAGGTGGATAAGGGCGCACAGCGAACGTTCCACGGGCTTCCGATGACCGTGACCAACGTTCCGGCTGGACTGCGAGCGTCCGCGGTGACTCCGGCGACGGTCGACCTGACGGTGACGGGCCCAGCCACAGTGGTGGACAGGATGGCCGATTCGAGTCTCCATGCGTACGTGGACGCTTCCGGGCTGGCGGCAGGGACCCATACCTTGACGCCGAAGGCGGAGGTGCCTGAATGGGTCCGGGTATCGGATTGGGCGCCATCCGCTGTCCAATTGCAATTGCAGCCCGTCCGTCCCTGA
- the pdaB gene encoding polysaccharide deacetylase family sporulation protein PdaB: MWVLYAVSGQTPAFAAEKPQAVYKVDTDKKVVALTFDISWGNKVPEPVLDVLEREKVTKATFFLSGPWTLRHPEIAKRIHRMGFEIGNHGHLHKDFSNYPNSWIVQQVGLSEKAIQQVTGVKTKLIRTPNGDINPRVIQCLNDLGYTVIQWNTDSLDWKNPGVQAIRDRVLKRVVPGDIILMHASDSSKQIVEALPQIIAGLRAQGYQFVTVSELLAMADVKSSVQ, encoded by the coding sequence ATGTGGGTACTGTACGCCGTATCCGGGCAGACCCCGGCGTTTGCGGCGGAAAAGCCCCAAGCTGTGTACAAGGTGGACACCGATAAGAAAGTGGTCGCGTTGACGTTCGACATCTCCTGGGGAAACAAGGTCCCCGAACCGGTACTGGATGTGTTGGAGCGAGAGAAAGTCACCAAGGCGACGTTCTTCCTGAGTGGGCCCTGGACGCTCCGGCACCCCGAGATCGCCAAGCGGATCCACCGGATGGGATTCGAGATCGGCAATCACGGCCACCTGCACAAGGATTTCTCCAATTATCCAAACTCCTGGATCGTTCAACAGGTGGGACTGTCGGAGAAAGCCATCCAACAGGTCACCGGCGTGAAGACGAAGTTGATCAGGACGCCCAACGGAGACATCAATCCCCGCGTCATCCAGTGTCTGAATGACCTGGGGTACACGGTGATCCAGTGGAACACCGATTCCCTCGACTGGAAGAACCCCGGCGTCCAGGCCATCCGAGACCGGGTCCTGAAACGAGTCGTCCCGGGAGACATCATCCTCATGCACGCCAGTGACTCGTCCAAGCAGATCGTCGAGGCGCTGCCCCAGATCATTGCCGGCCTGCGGGCTCAGGGATACCAGTTTGTGACGGTCTCCGAGCTGCTGGCGATGGCGGATGTCAAATCGAGCGTCCAGTGA
- a CDS encoding stage II sporulation protein M, giving the protein MQPVKRRLFWWLWALAAAVLAAGFISGYTSPGQFGHALAPTLEKLQQLAESSRTGGGSGIGMWTVFINNALVALLLLATGVFAGVIPVLVLWFNGLLIGYVVQVGASHLGVSAWRVLVYSMLPHGVFELAGLLWAASWGLYLGYVAVYGVADRIRAVLPGMRGGPRPKLRRELARACVRIPGILTLLAVAAWVETTLTPAIMGRGLPLH; this is encoded by the coding sequence GTGCAACCGGTGAAACGCCGTCTGTTTTGGTGGTTATGGGCTTTGGCGGCCGCGGTCCTCGCCGCCGGGTTCATCAGCGGCTACACCTCCCCAGGCCAGTTCGGGCACGCCCTTGCGCCCACCTTGGAAAAGCTCCAGCAGCTGGCCGAGTCCTCGCGGACCGGCGGTGGTTCGGGGATCGGCATGTGGACCGTGTTCATCAACAATGCGCTCGTGGCTCTCCTGTTGTTGGCCACCGGCGTCTTCGCCGGCGTAATACCCGTTCTGGTGCTGTGGTTTAACGGGTTGTTGATCGGGTACGTCGTCCAGGTGGGTGCCTCACACCTGGGTGTTTCCGCGTGGCGGGTGTTGGTGTACTCGATGCTCCCCCACGGAGTCTTTGAGTTGGCTGGCCTGCTGTGGGCCGCCAGTTGGGGATTGTATCTGGGATACGTCGCGGTCTACGGCGTAGCAGACCGCATCCGGGCGGTGCTGCCCGGAATGCGCGGGGGTCCGCGGCCAAAACTTCGCAGAGAGCTGGCGCGCGCGTGTGTGCGCATTCCAGGCATCCTCACCCTGTTGGCGGTGGCGGCCTGGGTCGAGACCACCCTGACCCCGGCCATCATGGGACGGGGTTTGCCGCTGCATTGA